A window of Mycolicibacterium madagascariense genomic DNA:
AGCAGCACGCCCTTGGGGATCTTGGCGCCCAGCGCCTGGTAGCGCGTCGGGTTCTGCAGGAAGTCCTTGATCTCGTAGAGCTCCTCGACCGCCTCGTCCACGCCCGCGACGTCGGCGAACGTGGTCTTGGGCATGTCCTTGGACAGCTGCTTGGCGCGCGACTTGCCGAAGCCGAAGCCCATCCGGCCGCCGCCGCCCTGCATGCGGGAGAACATCACGAACAGACCGACGAGCAGCAGTAGCGGGAGCAGGTACAGCAGCAGCGATCCGAAGACGTTGTCCTGCTTGACGACGGTGTTGGTCTTGACGTTCTTCGCACTCAGCGCGTTGAACAGGTCGACGCCGTACCCCGTCGGGTACTTCGTGATGACCTGCGACTTGCCGTCGGTGTCACCGTTGCCGTTCTTCAGATCGAGGCGCAGTTGCTGTTCGCGGTCGTCGATCTGGGCGGACTTCACGTTGTCGGCGTTGATCTGTCCCATCGCCACCGAGGTGTCCACGGGCGCGTAATTGCGCGTGTCATCGCTGAAGAAGAAGAAAAACCAACCCACTAGCAGCACCACCGCGATCACGGTGAGGGTGCGGATGACGTTCTTTCGGTTCATTCGTTGTCTCTGGCCAGCGGGTCTGCGAGGAGAATCGCGACGGCCACGTCCTTCCGAGGTGCGCAGGTTGAGTTCGTTCAGGCTACCGCTAGACCAACGACCGGAGGTTCCCGACGGGTGAACGGCACCCTGCTCGACGTCCGCTCCACGTCCTCGCCGAGGGCCGGTCGTGACGTTTAGGGTGCTCCCCATGCCCACGCCACCCTCGACGTCCGTCCGCACCGTCGGCCGCACGGTCGCCGCGGCCGCGATCGCCCTCTTCGTCGTCGCCGGGTGCGATACGTCGTCGTCGGCGCCGAGCCCGGTCCCCGGCACCACCGCGCCGCGACAGGTGACCGTCGTCGGCGAGGGCAAGGTCGACGGCACGCCGGACACCCTGACCATCGGCCTGTCGATCGCCGCCACCGCACCCGACGCGATCGGTGCGTCCAACCTGGCCAGCAGCCGCATCGCCGCGGTGACCGACGCCATCGCCGGTCAGGGCGTCGACCGCAAGGACGTGGCCACCACGTCGGTCACCCTGCAACCGCAGTACGGGCAGGACGGCACGACGATCGTCGGCTACCAGTCGAGCAACTCCGTCGACGTGAAGGTGCGACGGGTGGACACCGGACCCCAGGTGCTCGGGGCGATCACCACCGCGGGCGGTGACGCCACCCGCATCGACTCGGTGACGTATTCGATCGAGGACGACTCGCAGTACGTGCGGGATGCCCGCCAGCGCGCCTTCGACGACGCCAGGAACCGGGCTCAGCAGTACGCGCAGCTGTCGGGGCTGAGCCTCGGCAAGGTCCTGTCGATCTCGGAGACCGGTAGCGGCGCGCCACCCCCCACGCCGCTGCCCCGCGTCGACGCGCGGGCCGCGGCCGTCCCGCTGTCACCCGGTCAGCAGACCGTCGGCTTCTCGGTGACCGTGGTGTGGGAGCTGACCTAACGGCTAGGCGCCCTCGTACACCTTCGGATCCAGCGTGCCGATGTAGGGCAGGTCGCGGTAGCGCTCGGCGTAGTCCAGGCCGTAGCCCACGACGAATTCGTTCGGGATGTCGAAACCGCACCAGGTGATCTCGACGTCGGCGCGGATCGCCTCGGGCTTGCGCAGCAGCGTGCACACCTGCAGCGAGCGGGGATGGCGCGTCGCGAGGTTGCGCAGCAGCCAGGACAGCGTGAGACCGGAGTCGACGATGTCCTCCACGATCAGCACGTCGCGGTCGTGGATGTCGCGGTCGAGGTCCTTGAGGATGCGGACCACCCCCGACGACGACGTCGACGAGCCGTACGAGCTGACCGCCATGAACTCCAGCTGCGTCGGCAGCGGGATCGCCCTCGCGAGGTCGGTGACGAACATGACCGCCCCCTTGAGGACGGTCACCAGCAACAGGTCGTCGCGGCCGTCGCCCTCCTCGCGCCGGTAGTGGGCGCCGACCTCGGCGCCCAGCTCGGCGACGCGCGCCTGAACCTGGTCCTGGGAGAGGAGCACCGACTCGATGTCGCCGGGATACGGGTCCACGGCTGATGGCTCGGGCACGGCAACAGCGTGCCATGCCCGCGCGTCGGCGACCAACACGTGCCGCGCCGACCCGCGCTCACACCGGTTCGGTGCGCAGGACCAGGGCCGGGCCCGCGCGGTCGGCGAACAGCCGCTGCCGGCGCTCGGCTGATCCCACCGCGACCCCTCCGCGCCCGCGACGTTGCGCGGCCAACCGGTCCACCGCCCGGATCTGGCCGTCGGTCAGGCCGCCCGCGCCGCCGTCGAGCAGCCAGCGCCGGATGACCCGCCCGCGCAGCCCCGCGGGCAGCGCCGCCAGCTCGTGGGCGTCGAGGCGCGCCTCCCGGCCGGCGCCGGTCCGCAGCGTCGCCAGCGCGCGGTCGGCCAGCGCGTCGAGGGTGTCGGTGTCCTCGCGTAGCGCGACGGCCGTGCGGGCCAGCGCCTGCGCGACGCCGCCGCCGAGCACGTCCTCCAGCAGCGGGAGCACCTCGCCGCGCAGCCGGACCCGGGTGAACCTGGGGTCGGCGTTGTGCGGGTCCGACCACGGCAGCAGGCCCAGCTCCGCACACGCGGCGAGGGTGTCGGCGCGGCGCACGCCGAGCAGCGGCCGCCCCCACGGCGGGTCGTGCGGGCGCATGCCGGCGATCGAGCGGGCACCGGACCCGCGGCCCAGTCCGAGCAGCACGGTCTCGGCCTGGTCGTCGAGCGTGTGGGCCACCAGGACCGGCGCCCCGTCGCGGGCGCCGTCGAGGGCGGCGTAGCGCGCGGTCCGCGCCGCGGCCTCGGGCCCGCCCGTGCCGCCGACCTCGACGCGGAGCACCCGGGCGTCGACGCACCCCAGCCCGATCGCCTGCTCGCGGGCGGTGTCGGCCACCTCGGCGGAACCGGGCTGCAGGCCGTGGTCGACGACGAGCGCGACCGTGGGACGGCACGCCGCGGCGGCCGCCGTCAGCGCCAGCGAGTCCGCGCCCCCGGACAGGGCCACGCACCACCTCTCGGTGGCGGCGTGGTGCGCGGCGGCGAAGTCGTCGACCGCCGCGCGCACGATCGCTAGAGGACCCGGTCGATCCATCGCTGCGGCTCGTCGACTTCCGTTGGCAGCGGCAGGGTTTCGGGGCTCGTCCAGACCGTGTTGAAGGCGGCCGTGCCGACCGCGCCGACGACGTGGTCGACGAACGCCTTGCCGCGGGTGTACTGACTCATCTTGGCGTCGAAGCCCAGCAGCGCCCTGAGCACCCGCTGCAGCGGTGGCTGCCGGTGCCGGCGGCGCTCGTCGAACCGCCTGCGAATGGTGGCCACCGAGGGCACCACCTTCGGGCCGACGGCGTCCATCACGTGGTCGGCGTGACCCTCCAGCAGCGTGCCCAGCACCAGGAGCCGGTCCAGCGCCGCGCGCTGGGGCTCGGACTGCACGGCCCGCAGCAGCCCGACGATGCCCTCCGAATTCGATTGCGCCGCATGGCTGTTGGCGCTTCTCCTGGCCTTGACGAACTCCCCGAGCCGCGACACCACCTGGGTCAGGTCCTGTCCGCTGTCGTCGGTGACGACGGCCAGCGACTGCGACATGTGTTCGGCCAGCCACGGATTCGCGCGGAACTGCACGCGGTGGGTGACCTCGTGCAGGCACACCCACAGCCGGAAGTCGGCCGGTGAGACCCGCAGCTGGCGCTCGACGGCGATCACGTTGGGATACACCAGCAGCAGCTCTCCCCGGGGAGCGGCGAACGGGTCGTACTGGCCGAGGATGCCGGAGGACACGAACGCCAGCACCGCACCGGTCTGCGCGCCCGTGACCCGGCGCGCGATGCGCCCGCCGGAGACACCGTCGCGCGTGCCGCCGGTCATGACGCGCATGGATTCGGTTGCCGCCCTTACCCATTCGACCCTGTCGACGATGCGCGCCTCGGTGACCTCGGCACCCTCGCTGAGACCCGCGACGTCGCGGACGGGCTCCTCGGCGCGGCGCGCGGCATCCGCGAGCTCCTCGATCGCCTGGTTGCGGGTGTAGTCGGTGACGGGCGGGGCGGGCCTGACGAGCTTGGCGCCGACGGTGGCCGCGAAGTCCCAGTCGACCGTGCGGCCGACGGTCACCGGCGAGGCCGGGCTCACGCGGCACACCCGCAGCCGTGCAGCGCCGAGGCCACCGCGTCGATCGCGGTGCGGCCCGTCGGGCCTGCGGAGTTGGAGATCAACGCGAACGTCAGCACCCGGCCGCTGGCGTCGGTGAGGAAACCGGCCAGGGCATTGGTCGCGGTGAGCGACCCGGTCTTGGCCCGCAGCAGGCCCAGCGTCGCGCGGCCCGCGTCGGTGTCGAGGAAGCGGTTCGACAGCGTGCCGCTGCCGCCGGCGATCGGGAGCAGGTCGACGAGCGGTCGCAGATCGTGGTCACCGTCGAGTTCGTCGTCGGCGGCCGCCGCGGCGATCACCCCGTCGAGCGTGTCGGCCGTCAGCCGGTCGTTCACCGACAGCCCGCTGGAGTCGACGAGGGTGGCCCCGGCGGTGTCGATGCCCGCCTTGCCGAGCTGGCCGAGCACCGCCTGCACCGCGCCGTCGAAGCTCTGCGGCTTGCCGACGGCGGCGGCCACCTCGCGTCCGGTCGACTCGGCCATGACGTTGTCGGACTCGCTCATCAGCTGGCGGAGGCGTTCGATCAGCGGGGGTGACTGCACCGCGGCGATCTGCTGCCCCTGCACGGGCGCGCTCGACATCGTGACGGCGGCGGGGTTGACCCCGAGGGCCACCGCGAGGGCTCGGCCCGCGTCCAGCGCGGGCGTCCGCGACCGCGCCGAGTCGACGCTGACGGGCTGGGTGCGGCCGCCGTCGAGCATGACGGCCTCCATAGGCGCGATGTCCCCGCCGTCGATGTCGACGGGATCCCAGCCGGGGGCCAACGTCGGTCCGCTGTAGGCGCTCGCGTCGACCTGCACCGACTTCGGGGTGATGCCGGACCGGCGCACCTGGTCGGCGAGGTCGCTGATGCGGGCGGCACCGCGGTACCAGGTGTCGGTGCCCGGTGGGGCCGCCGACAGCGTCGGGTCTCCGCCGCCCTTGAGGACGACCAGGCCCGGCGACGCGGTCTGATCCGGCGCGATCACCGTCGTGGTGAGGCGCGCGTCGCGGTCCAGGGTCAGCAGCGCCGCCGCCGTCGTCAGCACCTTGTTCGTCGACGCCGGCTGCATGGGAACGTTCCCGCCCTGCGACCACAGCTCGCGGCCCGTCACGCCGTCGGTGACCCGGCCCGTCATCGCCCCCAGATCCGGGTTCGCGACGAACGGCGCCAACGTCGCCGCCAGCACCGCCGGGGTGGGCGAAGGCGCCGAGTCGGCCAGCGGCGTCAGGGCCGGTCGGACGGTGGGCGGGGCGGGTCGCGCCGCCACGCTCGCAGTCGGCGAGGCGGCGGGGCTGGTGCCGCTCGAGGTGGCCACCGCGCCGACGGCGACGACCGCGGCCACCGCGAGCAGCACCACGACGCCGACCCACACGTGCGTGGATCGCCGCCACCGAGTGGGACGCGGGATTCCGATGGTCGCTCTCCTGATCCGTGGTTGGCCGAGCCGACCCGTACCGAGCCCGCAAGGGAAGGGTAATCGCTCGTCTATGGTGGACCGCGTCGTCAGCCGACGACCCCAGGATGCTTTGCGGACGTGAAGGAGTCGCGGCGGTGCAGTTCGACGTCGTCATCGAGATCCCGAAGGGGTCGCGCAACAAGTACGAGGTGGACCACGAGACCGGTCGGGTCAAGCTGGACCGCTACCTCTACACGGCGTTCGGCTACCCCGCCGACTACGGCTTCTTCGAGAACACCCTCGGCGAGGACGGCGACCCGCTGGACGCCCTGGTGCTGCTGCCCGAGTCGGTGTTCCCCGGCTGCGTCGTCGAGGCCAGGCCCGTCGCGATGTTCAAGATGACCGACGAGGCAGGCGGCGACGACAAGCTGCTGTGCGTGCCCGCGGGCGACCCGCGGTGGGACCACGTGCAGGATCTGGCCGACGTGCCCCCGTTCGAACTCGAGGCCATCAAGCACTTCTTCGTCCACTACAAGGACCTCGAGCCCGGCAAGTTCGTCAAGGCCGCCGACTGGGCGGGCCGCGAGGAGGCCGAGGCCGAGCTCCAGCGATCGATCGAGCGGTTCGGCTCCTCCGGGCACTGATCCCGGGTGATTTAGCACGCCCGTAACACGGGGTAACCCGCTCGTGCCATCGGCTGGCCATCCTGAGAACGTGCTGTTGCATCAGGGGATCGGGCTGGAGGCGTTCAACGCGCTCCCCGAGCGCAAGGCCGTCCACGCCCTGTTCGAGTGCTGCAACAGCGTGACCATGGCCCGCCACCTGGCACGGGGCCGGCCCTACGACAGCCACGCCGCGCTGTTCCGGCGGGCCGACGCGCTGCTGTTCGCCCTTCCCGAGCCCGCGGTCGACCAGATCCTGGACGCCTGCCCCGACGTCGGCAAGCGCCCGCGCAGCGAGAAGTCGCAGGCCGAGCAGTGCGCCCTGTGGGACGACGACGCCGCGGTGATGGCGCAGCTCGCACAGTCCGCGCGCACCTACGCCGACACCTTCGGCTTCGGCTTCGTGATGTTCGTCGGCGGTCTGGACGCCAAGACCGTGCTCACCAACATCGACGACCGGCTGCACCACGACCTGGAAACCGAACGCAAGGTCCTGCGCAACGAATTGGCCAAGATCAACCGCTCCCGGCTGGAGCGCATGCTGGGTCCCGAGGGCGGCTACCAGAACTGGTGACGCGGCCGCCGTCGCCTAGGCTCCTGTGAGTGAGCACCCCGTCTGAGAAGAACCGATCGCAGTCGCGTTTCCTGTCCCTTCCCGACCTCGCCGCGCGGTCGGCCGGCGGTGCCGTCCTGTGGGCGAACGACGAGTTGTTCGCCGAGAAGGAGAACCTGATCACGCCGGGGTCCGCGGAGTTCCGGCCGGCGACCTTCGGCCACAAGGGCCAGGTCTACGACGGGTGGGAGACCCGCAGGCGCCGCGACCTCGGACCCGATGCCGCCGACGCGGCGATCGTCCGACTCGGGGTCGCGGGCATCGTCCGCGGCGTCGTGGTCGACACGGCCTGGTTCACCGGCAACTACCCGCCCCAGATCTCGGTGGAGGCCGCGTTCGTCGACGGCTACCCGTCGGTCGAGGACCTCGTCGAGAAGACGCAGTGGACGACGCTGGTGGAGCGCACCGGCGTCAACGGCGACACCCGCAACCCGTTCCCCGTCGACTCCCCGCGGCGCTGGTCGCACGTGCGGTTGTCGATCTATCCCGACGGCGGCGTGGCACGCTTCCGCGTCCACGGCGAGGGCGTGCTGAACCCGGACTTCGCCGACGGCATGACGATCGACCTGGCGGCACTGGAGAACGGAGGCCGAATCACGGCCTGCTCCAACATGTTCTACAGCTCGCCCAACAACCTCCTGCTGCCGGGGACTGCGCGGACGATGGGTGACGGCTGGGAGACCTCGCGACGCCGCGACGCCGGAAACGACTGGGTCGAGGTGCATCTGGCGGGCCGTGGCACGCTGAACGCCGCCGAACTCGACACGTCCTACTTCGTCGGCAACGCCCCCGGCGTCGGCCGCCTCTCCGGACGCGACGGCAATGGCGACTGGTTCGAGCTGCTGCCGCCGACCGACCTGCTGCCCGACACCCGGCACCGCTTCCTGATCCGCGACGAGCGCCCGATCACCGACGCCCGGCTCGACATCCACCCCGACGGAGGCATGGCCCGGCTGCGGTTGTTCGGCAGCCTCACCGCCGACGGGCTGCAGGGCATCCGCGAGAGCTGGGACGCCAGCGCCTGATTGGCGGACCTAGGTCCTCACCAGTCCGGCCAGATGCGCGCCGATGGGCAGGGCGGCGGTCGCCGCGGGCGACGGTGAGTTGAGCACGTGCACCATCCTGGCGGTGCGTTCGATGACGAAGTCGTGCACCAGCGTGCCGTCCCTGCGCACGGCCTGGGCCCGGATGCCCGCCTCATACGGCAGCAGATCGGACGTCGTCAAAGCCGGTGCGTACTTGCGGCATTCGCGCAAGTAGCGGCGCTTGAAGAGCGAGTTGCCGATCTCGGTGACGCCGAGCCGGACGTTGGCCCTGGCCACCCGCCACAACCCGGGAAAGGCCGCCATTCTCGCCACGTCCCGCGGGTCGACGGAGAACTTCGGATAACCCTCGCGGGCCAGCCCGAGCACGGCACTCGGTCCCACGGTGATGCGGCCGTCGATGGTGGGGCTCAGGTGCACCCCGAGGAACGGCAACTCGGGATCGGGTACCGGATAGATCAGTCTGCGCACGAAACCCGAACGCGTGGAGGGTAATTGAAAGTACTCACCGCGGAAGGGGACGATCTGCACGTCGATGGGGACACCGGCCATCTCGGCCAGCCGGTCGGCCTGCAGACCACCGCACACCACCAGCCGGTCGCAACTCACCGTCGCCGATGACGTCGAAACTCGCACTCCCGCACTGTCTTCGACGATCCCCACCACCCGCTGACCGGTGCGCACCGCACCCCCGGCCGCGACGATCAGGTCGGCGAGGCGACGGGCCACCTGCCGGTAGTCGACGATGCCGGTGCGCGGCAGATGCAGCGCGCCCAGGCCCGTCACGTTCGGCTCGAACTCGATCAGTTCGGCGCGGCTCAGCCGTCGGCACTCGATGCCGTTGACCGCGGCGCGCTCCCGTAGCGCGGTCATGCGGTCCAGTTCGGCGGGCGTCGTCGCGACGATCAGTTTGCCGCACTCGTCGAAGGCGATGCCGTGCTGCGCGCAGAACTCCTTGGTCGCACGCTCCCCCGCCCGGCAGAACCTCGCCTTGAGGCTGCCCGGCTCGTAGTAGATGCCGGAGTGGATGACGCCGCTGTTGTGGCCGGTCTGGTGCGCGGCCGGCGACGTGGCCCCCTCCAGCACGACGACGGACGCGTCCGGTTCGGCAAGCAGCAGGTGGTGTGCCGTCGACAGGCCGACGATGCCTGCCCCGATGACGCAGTACCGGAAGCGTTCCATTGCCTCGCACTGTACAAACCCGTCGTAGCGTGGACGACATCATGAGCACTCCACCCCGCAGTCGCACCGTCCTTCGAGTCGGACCGCTCAAGGACTCGCTGGAACGCACCCTCGCCGAGGACTACGGCGCCTACGTCCTGCCCTCCGAGCCCGCCGAGCGCGAGGCGTTCCTGGCGTCGCACGGCGCCGAGATCACCGCGGCCGTCACGTCGGGACGCACCGGGGTCGACGCCGCCCTGCTGTCCGCGCTGCCGAATCTCGGGGCGATCGTGAACTTCGGGGTGGGCTACGACACCACCGACGTCGACGCCGCCGCGGCGAGGGGGGTCGGCGTCAGCAACACCCCCGACGTGTTGACCGACTGCGTGGCCGACACCGCGGTGGGACTGCTGATCGACGTGATGCGCGGATTCTCGGCCGCCGACCGCTACGTCCGCGCCGGGCGCTGGGTCACCGACGGCGACTATCCACTAACCCACCGGGTGAGCGGCAGGCGTGTCGGCATCATCGGGCTCGGCCGCATCGGATCGGCGATTGCCAAGCGGCTCAACGCCTTTGGCTGCGTCATCTCCTACCACAACCGCCACCGCAAGCCCGACGCGCCGTATGAGTACGCCGAGTCGCCCGTCGAGCTGGCCCGCGGCGTCGACGTCCTGGTGATCGCGGCCGCCGGCGGCAGCGGCACCGAGCACCTGGTCGACGCCGACGTCATCGCCGCACTCGGCCCGTCGGGCTACCTCGTCAACATCGCCCGCGGCAGCGTCGTCGACCAGGCCGCGCTGATCGACGCCCTGTCCGACGGCAGACTGGCCGGGGCCGGGCTCGACGTGTTCGCCGACGAGCCCCACGTGCCCGCCGAATTGATCGCGATGGACCACGTGGTGCTGCTACCGCACGTGGGGAGCGCCACGGTCGAGACGCGGGCGGCCATGGAGGAGCTGACGCTGCGCAACCTCGACGAATTCCTCGCCACGGGACGCCTGGTGACGCCCGTCGTGCCGCCCGGCTCGCCGTGACGTCCAGCTAGGCCGTCTTCCTCCCGCGCAGCGCCAACCGCGCCAGCACGTCGTACCCCAGCCCGCGCAGGTCCACCCGACCCGGGCCCGAGATCAGGGTCACCCCGTCGGCGACCCCCGCCGCACCGATGTCGGCGATCAACCCGGTCAGCCCGTCGACGGTGCCCGCATACCGCAGCGTGCCGTCGTCGATCGCGGCGAGGTCGCGCACGGAGTGGAAGTCGGGCGCCACCGCGACCGTGACGTCGAGGATCACCTCGGCGTCGGGCCGCTCGGAGCGAATCCGGTGGCGCCCGCGCTGGGCGCGCTGCAGGTCCGGGGCCACCAGGCGCACCGCATCACCGCCGGCGTCACCCCCGGAGGTCAGTTCACTCCAGTCGCCGTCAGCGCCGTCCACCACGAATAGCCGCACGCCGGGGACGGTACGCGCGCCGACGCCGACCCGCGATGGTTGCAATCACGCGGAATCCAGGGCGATGAACCCCGTGCGGCGCTGCCGGGCGGCCGATGCCGGGTTAGTAGTTTGTAGTCGTGACGACGGACCCACGCCCGGACATTCCCGCGCAGTACCTGTCGTCGCCGTCCGCGCCACCAGCGCGCACGCTGATCGACGTCCTGCAGGCCACCGCTGCGCGCTACCCCGACGCCCCCGCCCTCGACGACGGCGAGGTGCAGCTGACCTACGCCGAGCTGATCGCCGACATCGACGAGAGCGTGGCGTGGCTGGCCGCCCGCGGCATCGGCCGCGGCGACCGCATCGGCATCCGGATGCCGTCGGGCAGCTACGCCCTCTACGTCGCGATCCTGGCGGCGCTCGCCGTCGGCGCGGCCTACGTCCCGGTGGACGCCGACGACCCGCAGGAGCGCGCCGACCTGGTGTTCGGCGAGGCCCAGGTCGTGGCGATCATCACCGAGCTCGGGCTCGTCCGCGGGCCCGGTTCGTCGCGCGGCTGGCGCGCGGGGCCGCCGATGATCCGCGACGACGCGTGGATCATCTTCAC
This region includes:
- a CDS encoding SIMPL domain-containing protein yields the protein MPTPPSTSVRTVGRTVAAAAIALFVVAGCDTSSSAPSPVPGTTAPRQVTVVGEGKVDGTPDTLTIGLSIAATAPDAIGASNLASSRIAAVTDAIAGQGVDRKDVATTSVTLQPQYGQDGTTIVGYQSSNSVDVKVRRVDTGPQVLGAITTAGGDATRIDSVTYSIEDDSQYVRDARQRAFDDARNRAQQYAQLSGLSLGKVLSISETGSGAPPPTPLPRVDARAAAVPLSPGQQTVGFSVTVVWELT
- the hpt gene encoding hypoxanthine phosphoribosyltransferase; amino-acid sequence: MPEPSAVDPYPGDIESVLLSQDQVQARVAELGAEVGAHYRREEGDGRDDLLLVTVLKGAVMFVTDLARAIPLPTQLEFMAVSSYGSSTSSSGVVRILKDLDRDIHDRDVLIVEDIVDSGLTLSWLLRNLATRHPRSLQVCTLLRKPEAIRADVEITWCGFDIPNEFVVGYGLDYAERYRDLPYIGTLDPKVYEGA
- the tilS gene encoding tRNA lysidine(34) synthetase TilS, translating into MDRPGPLAIVRAAVDDFAAAHHAATERWCVALSGGADSLALTAAAAACRPTVALVVDHGLQPGSAEVADTAREQAIGLGCVDARVLRVEVGGTGGPEAAARTARYAALDGARDGAPVLVAHTLDDQAETVLLGLGRGSGARSIAGMRPHDPPWGRPLLGVRRADTLAACAELGLLPWSDPHNADPRFTRVRLRGEVLPLLEDVLGGGVAQALARTAVALREDTDTLDALADRALATLRTGAGREARLDAHELAALPAGLRGRVIRRWLLDGGAGGLTDGQIRAVDRLAAQRRGRGGVAVGSAERRQRLFADRAGPALVLRTEPV
- a CDS encoding zinc-dependent metalloprotease, with protein sequence MSPASPVTVGRTVDWDFAATVGAKLVRPAPPVTDYTRNQAIEELADAARRAEEPVRDVAGLSEGAEVTEARIVDRVEWVRAATESMRVMTGGTRDGVSGGRIARRVTGAQTGAVLAFVSSGILGQYDPFAAPRGELLLVYPNVIAVERQLRVSPADFRLWVCLHEVTHRVQFRANPWLAEHMSQSLAVVTDDSGQDLTQVVSRLGEFVKARRSANSHAAQSNSEGIVGLLRAVQSEPQRAALDRLLVLGTLLEGHADHVMDAVGPKVVPSVATIRRRFDERRRHRQPPLQRVLRALLGFDAKMSQYTRGKAFVDHVVGAVGTAAFNTVWTSPETLPLPTEVDEPQRWIDRVL
- the dacB gene encoding D-alanyl-D-alanine carboxypeptidase/D-alanyl-D-alanine endopeptidase; amino-acid sequence: MWVGVVVLLAVAAVVAVGAVATSSGTSPAASPTASVAARPAPPTVRPALTPLADSAPSPTPAVLAATLAPFVANPDLGAMTGRVTDGVTGRELWSQGGNVPMQPASTNKVLTTAAALLTLDRDARLTTTVIAPDQTASPGLVVLKGGGDPTLSAAPPGTDTWYRGAARISDLADQVRRSGITPKSVQVDASAYSGPTLAPGWDPVDIDGGDIAPMEAVMLDGGRTQPVSVDSARSRTPALDAGRALAVALGVNPAAVTMSSAPVQGQQIAAVQSPPLIERLRQLMSESDNVMAESTGREVAAAVGKPQSFDGAVQAVLGQLGKAGIDTAGATLVDSSGLSVNDRLTADTLDGVIAAAAADDELDGDHDLRPLVDLLPIAGGSGTLSNRFLDTDAGRATLGLLRAKTGSLTATNALAGFLTDASGRVLTFALISNSAGPTGRTAIDAVASALHGCGCAA
- a CDS encoding inorganic diphosphatase, which codes for MQFDVVIEIPKGSRNKYEVDHETGRVKLDRYLYTAFGYPADYGFFENTLGEDGDPLDALVLLPESVFPGCVVEARPVAMFKMTDEAGGDDKLLCVPAGDPRWDHVQDLADVPPFELEAIKHFFVHYKDLEPGKFVKAADWAGREEAEAELQRSIERFGSSGH
- a CDS encoding 2-oxo-4-hydroxy-4-carboxy-5-ureidoimidazoline decarboxylase — protein: MLLHQGIGLEAFNALPERKAVHALFECCNSVTMARHLARGRPYDSHAALFRRADALLFALPEPAVDQILDACPDVGKRPRSEKSQAEQCALWDDDAAVMAQLAQSARTYADTFGFGFVMFVGGLDAKTVLTNIDDRLHHDLETERKVLRNELAKINRSRLERMLGPEGGYQNW
- the alc gene encoding allantoicase, whose translation is MSTPSEKNRSQSRFLSLPDLAARSAGGAVLWANDELFAEKENLITPGSAEFRPATFGHKGQVYDGWETRRRRDLGPDAADAAIVRLGVAGIVRGVVVDTAWFTGNYPPQISVEAAFVDGYPSVEDLVEKTQWTTLVERTGVNGDTRNPFPVDSPRRWSHVRLSIYPDGGVARFRVHGEGVLNPDFADGMTIDLAALENGGRITACSNMFYSSPNNLLLPGTARTMGDGWETSRRRDAGNDWVEVHLAGRGTLNAAELDTSYFVGNAPGVGRLSGRDGNGDWFELLPPTDLLPDTRHRFLIRDERPITDARLDIHPDGGMARLRLFGSLTADGLQGIRESWDASA
- the lhgO gene encoding L-2-hydroxyglutarate oxidase; the protein is MERFRYCVIGAGIVGLSTAHHLLLAEPDASVVVLEGATSPAAHQTGHNSGVIHSGIYYEPGSLKARFCRAGERATKEFCAQHGIAFDECGKLIVATTPAELDRMTALRERAAVNGIECRRLSRAELIEFEPNVTGLGALHLPRTGIVDYRQVARRLADLIVAAGGAVRTGQRVVGIVEDSAGVRVSTSSATVSCDRLVVCGGLQADRLAEMAGVPIDVQIVPFRGEYFQLPSTRSGFVRRLIYPVPDPELPFLGVHLSPTIDGRITVGPSAVLGLAREGYPKFSVDPRDVARMAAFPGLWRVARANVRLGVTEIGNSLFKRRYLRECRKYAPALTTSDLLPYEAGIRAQAVRRDGTLVHDFVIERTARMVHVLNSPSPAATAALPIGAHLAGLVRT
- a CDS encoding 2-hydroxyacid dehydrogenase, translated to MSTPPRSRTVLRVGPLKDSLERTLAEDYGAYVLPSEPAEREAFLASHGAEITAAVTSGRTGVDAALLSALPNLGAIVNFGVGYDTTDVDAAAARGVGVSNTPDVLTDCVADTAVGLLIDVMRGFSAADRYVRAGRWVTDGDYPLTHRVSGRRVGIIGLGRIGSAIAKRLNAFGCVISYHNRHRKPDAPYEYAESPVELARGVDVLVIAAAGGSGTEHLVDADVIAALGPSGYLVNIARGSVVDQAALIDALSDGRLAGAGLDVFADEPHVPAELIAMDHVVLLPHVGSATVETRAAMEELTLRNLDEFLATGRLVTPVVPPGSP